A section of the Castanea sativa cultivar Marrone di Chiusa Pesio chromosome 12, ASM4071231v1 genome encodes:
- the LOC142621072 gene encoding large ribosomal subunit protein uL6 translates to MKTILSSETMDIPDGVKIKVNAKVIEVEGPRGKLVRNFKHLNLDFDLITDEETGKRKLKIDAWFGSRKTSAAIRTALSHVENLITGVTKGYRYKMRFVYAHFPINASITNTSKSIEIRNFLGEKKVRKVDMLDGVTILRSEKVKDELVLDGNDIELVSRSAALINQKCHVKNKDIRKFLDGIYVSERGTIVEEE, encoded by the exons atgaagaccATCTTGTCATCGGAGACCATGGACATCCCAGATGGGGTCAAGATTAAGGTGAACGCTAAGGTCATCGAGGTGGAAGGCCCACGTGGCAAGCTCGTCAGAAATTTCAAGCACTTGAACTTGGATTTCGATCTCATTACTGACGAGGAAACTGGGAAGCGAAAGCTGAAGATCGACGCTTGGTTCGGCTCCAGGAAGACCTCCGCCGCCATCCGCACCGCTCTCAGCCACGTCGAGAATCTCATCACCGGTGTCACCAAGGGTTACCGTTACAAGATGAGGTTCGTTTATGCTCATTTCCCCATCAATGCCAGTATCACCAACACCAGCAAGTCCATCGAGATCAGGAATTTTCTTGGAGAAAAGAAG GTAAGGAAGGTGGATATGCTTGATGGGGTCACAATTCTCCGATCTGAAAAGGTCAAGGATGAGCTTGTACTGGATGGGAACGACATCGAACTGGTCTCTCGTTCTGCTGCCTTAATAAACCAG AAGTGCCACGTGAAGAACAAGGATATCCGGAAATTCCTTGACGGAATATATGTCAGTGAGAGGGGGACCATCGTAGAGGAGGAGTAA
- the LOC142618959 gene encoding germin-like protein subfamily 1 member 14, with protein sequence MRKAYIVTVALFALAFSLASASDPDPLQDFCVALKDYSDSKSAVFVNGKFCKDPKLVKAEDFFFEGLNIAGNTDNKVGSNVTTVNVDTLPGLNTLGISLARIDFAPYGENPPHTHPRGTEILVVVEGTLFVGFVTSNPENRLFTKTLNKGDVFVFPIGLIHFQLNVGKTNAIAISGLSSQNAGVITIADAVFGSDPPINPDVLTKAFQLDKNVVEELQKEFGGDN encoded by the exons ATGAGGAAAGCTTACATTGTAACTGTTGCCCTCTTCGCTTTGGCATTCTCTCTTGCCTCTGCCTCTGATCCCGATCCCCTGCAGGACTTTTGTGTTGCACTTAAGGACTACTCCGACTCCAAATCAGCCG TATTCGTTAATGGAAAGTTCTGCAAGGATCCAAAGCTTGTCAAAGCTGAAGATTTCTTCTTCGAGGGATTGAACATTGCTGGGAACACAGATAATAAAGTTGGGTCAAATGTCACTACCGTGAATGTAGACACATTACCAGGCCTCAATACTCTTGGCATATCCCTGGCTCGAATCGACTTTGCACCATATGGAGAAAATCCGCCCCATACTCACCCTCGTGGCACCGAAATTCTAGTAGTTGTGGAGGGTACTCTCTTCGTTGGTTTTGTAACATCCAACCCAGAGAATCGCCTCTTCACCAAAACTCTAAATAAGGGGGATGTGTTTGTCTTTCCAATTGGTCTCATTCACTTCCAATTAAACGTGGGAAAAACTAATGCAATTGCCATTTCTGGTTTAAGCAGCCAAAATGCAGGCGTAATCACAATAGCAGATGCTGTCTTTGGATCCGATCCTCCAATTAATCCTGATGTTCTCACCAAGGCCTTCCAACTCGACAAAAATGTGGTTGAAGAGCTTCAAAAAGAATTTGGAGGtgataattag
- the LOC142619026 gene encoding germin-like protein subfamily 1 member 14 — MRKAYIVTVALFALAFSLASASDPDPLQDFCVALKDYSDYSKSAVFVNGKFCKDPKLVKAEDFFFEGLDIAGNTDNKVGSNVTTVNVDTLPGLNTLGISLARIDFAPYGENPPHTHPRGTEILVVLEGTLFVGFVTSNPDNRLFTKTLNKGDVFVFPIGLIHFQFNVGKTNAIAISGLSSQNAGVITIADAVFGSNPPINPNVLTKAFQLDKNVVEELQKEFGGDN, encoded by the exons ATGAGGAAAGCTTACATTGTAACTGTTGCCCTCTTCGCATTGGCATTCTCTCTTGCCTCTGCCTCTGACCCTGATCCCCTGCAGGACTTCTGTGTTGCACTTAAGGACTACTCGGACTACTCCAAATCAGCGG TATTTGTTAATGGAAAGTTCTGCAAGGATCCAAAGCTTGTCAAAGCTGAAGATTTCTTCTTCGAGGGATTGGACATTGCTGGGAACACAGATAATAAAGTTGGGTCAAACGTCACTACCGTGAATGTAGACACATTACCAGGCCTCAATACTCTTGGCATATCCCTGGCTCGAATTGACTTTGCACCATATGGAGAAAATCCTCCCCATACTCACCCTCGCGGCACTGAAATTCTAGTAGTCTTGGAGGGTACTCTCTTCGTTGGTTTTGTAACATCCAACCCAGATAATCGTCTCTTCACCAAAACTCTAAATAAGGGGGATGTGTTTGTCTTTCCAATTGGTCTCATTCACTTCCAATTCAATGTGGGAAAAACTAATGCAATTGCCATTTCTGGTTTAAGCAGCCAAAATGCAGGCGTAATCACAATAGCAGATGCTGTCTTTGGATCCAATCCTCCTATTAATCCTAATGTTCTCACCAAGGCCTTCCAACTCGACAAAAATGTGGTTGAAGAGCTTCAAAAAGAATTTGGAGGtgataattag